Proteins encoded within one genomic window of Glycine soja cultivar W05 chromosome 1, ASM419377v2, whole genome shotgun sequence:
- the LOC114423581 gene encoding formyltetrahydrofolate deformylase 1, mitochondrial-like isoform X1, which translates to MKMGIVQRLCSSWSNVFRLGNRNSYSSFNKSVDPTNPSCSSSSFLTHGIHVFQCPDAVGIVANLSDCIASRGGNILSADVFVPQNKRVFYSRNVFVFDPVMWPRMQMEEDFLRISKTFNAMRSVIRVPALDPKYKIAILVAQQDHCLIDLLHGWQDGRLSVDITCVISNHYRSPENEVIRFLDMHGVPYHYLRTTAENKREEEILELVQNTDFLVLARSMRILSSFFLRSYGKDIINIHHGLLPSFSGSNPSKQAVDAGVKLIGATSHFVTEGLDAGPIIEQMVERVSHRDNLQSYVQKSENLEKQCLTSAIRSYCELRVLPYEKKNTVVF; encoded by the exons ATGAAAATGGGCATCGTCCAAAGACTGTGTTCTAGTTGGAGTAACGTTTTCAGATTGGGCAACAGGAACAGTTACAGTTCTTTTAATAAATCTGTTGATCCCACAAACCCATCATGTTCCAGTTCTTCCTTCCTCACGCATGGAATCCACGTGTTTCAATGCCCC GATGCGGTTGGAATTGTAGCCAATCTATCGGATTGCATTGCTTCTCGGGGTGGCAACATTCTCTCTGCTGATGTTTTTGTACCTCAAAATAAACGAGTCTTCTACTCCAGAAA tgtttttgtttttgatccTGTCATGTGGCCTCGAATGCAAATGGAGGAGGATTTCCTAAGGATCTCTAAAACATTCAATGCCATGAGATCTGTTATAAGGGTGCCAGCTCTGGATCCTAAATATAAGATTGCTATTCTCGTAGCTCAGCAG GACCACTGTCTGATTGATTTGTTACATGGATGGCAGGATGGAAGACTCTCAGTGGATATCACTTGTGTAATTAG TAACCATTATCGAAGTCCAGAAAATGAGGTGATTCGTTTTCTTGACATGCACGGTGTTCCTTATCATTATTTGAGAACAACAGCAGAGAATAAAAGAGAAGAGGAGATCTTGGAGCTGGTTCAAAATACTGATTTTTTAGTACTTGCGAGGTCTATGCGG ATACTATCCAGCTTCTTTTTAAGGAGTTATGGGAAGGATATAATTAACATCCACCATGGCCTGTTACCATCATTTAGCGGTAGCAATCCATCTAAACAG GCCGTTGATGCAGGTGTGAAATTAATTGGTGCAACAAGTCACTTTGTGACTGAGGGACTTGATGCTGGACCTATTATTGAACAAATG GTTGAAAGAGTTTCCCATAGAGATAACTTGCAGAGCTATGTGCAGAAATCAGAGAACCTTGAGAAACAATGCCTCACAAGCGCTATCAGGTCTTATTGTGAGCTTCGAGTGTTGCCATATGAAAAAAAGAATACTGTCGTATTTTGA
- the LOC114423632 gene encoding trafficking protein particle complex subunit 1-like, which yields MQFFGVSEISPSPPAPTASGNNGHMMYVFNRNGVCLLYREWNRPLRTLDAQQDHKLMFGLLFSLKSLTAKMDPTSAVEKGNLGMLQLPGQGCSFHSFCTNTYKLSFMESPSGIKIILVTHPRTGDLRESLKYIYNLYVEYVVKNPLYTPGSPIRCELFNTTLDQYVRGIA from the exons ATGCAATTCTTTGGGGTGTCTGAGATTAGTCCTTCACCTCCTGCTCCGACAGCATCAGGAAACAATGGCCATATGATGTATGTGTTCAATAGGAATGGTGTGTGCCTGCTCTATAGGGAGTGGAATCGTCCCTTGCGGACATTGGATGCCCAGCAAGACCATAAGTTAATGTTTGGTCTACTTTTCTCTCTGAAGTCATTAACTGCCAAGATGGACCCCACTAG TGCTGTTGAGAAAGGAAACCTTGGTATGCTTCAGTTACCTGGCCAAGGTTGTTCATTTCACAGTTTCTGCACTAATACGTACAAACTTAGTTTCATGGAAAGTCCTTCTGGAATAAAG ATCATCTTGGTGACTCATCCTAGAACTGGTGATCTACGGGAATCCTTAAAGTATATCTACAATTTGTATGTCGAATATGTTGTCAAGAATCCGCTCTATACACCTGGATCACCTATTAG GTGCGAGCTGTTCAATACAACGTTGGACCAGTATGTGAGAGGCATTGCATAG
- the LOC114423625 gene encoding uncharacterized protein LOC114423625 encodes MMGEFHFHNVFGNDGDAQVGANSRAHRRSNSASDRNLKFSRGGVLRPIEKDEHESLASPPSVRASRLSSPLHDNLTSNKKTFSKPRASLEKDVEQLQLRLQQEKSMRILLERAMGRASSTLSPGHRHFAAQTKDLIAEIELLEEEVTSREQHVLAMYRNIFEHCVSWPPSEQNSGVASPAHPRHESRKHPSIISSAFCSSKKFPLRPLQTLIYNNDLKNRIFGSSYAPLSCGKGKVYFGKTCPNSTKVNEKFSTKEKTPALRTLKDHLNQCPNRLSEEMVKCMATVYCWLRSATSVNTEKSRSPLLSRSSTHAVQPRHGFGNDRDCSCKSVVEISWIATRKRHSSHASYAIDNYRVLVEQLERVNISQMESDGQIAFWINVHNALVMHAYLAYGIPQGSLKRLALFHKAAYNIGGHIISANAIEQAIFCFRTPRIGRWLESFLSAALRKKNGEEKQLISSKLCITDFQPLVCFALCTGALSDPVLKVYTTSNIREQLNIAKREFLQANVVVKKSSKVFLPKLVERFSREASISLDDLLGWVMESVDKKLHDSIQKCLDRKSNKKSSQIIEWLPYSSRFRYMFSKDLVDKPWWV; translated from the exons ATGATGGGTGAGTTTCACTTTCATAATGTATTTGGCAACGACGGTGATGCACAAGTGGGTGCAAATTCTAGAGCACACAGGCGCTCTAACag TGCTTCTGACAGGAACCTGAAATTCTCAAGGGGTGGAGTTTTGCGTCCTATAGAGAAAGACGAGCATGAATCTCTT GCTTCACCACCTTCGGTGAGGGCTTCTAGGTTATCAAGTCCATTACACGACAACCTCACCAGTAACAAGAAAACCTTTTCAAAACCTAGAGCATCCTTGGAAAAAGAT GTTGAACAGCTACAGCTACGCCTACAGCAGGAAAAATCTATGCGTATTCTGCTCGAGAGAGCAATGGGTCGTGCCTCAAGTACTTTATCACCTGGACACAGACACTTTGCAGCTCAG ACAAAAGATTTAATTGCTGAAATTGAGTTACTTGAAGAAGAAGTTACAAGCCGTGAGCAACATGTGCTTGCCATGTACAGAAATATTTTTGAACATTGTGTAAGCTGGCCACCTTCTGAACAAAATTCTGGCGTGGCTTCACCTGCTCATCCAAGGCATGAATCCAGGAAGCATCCAAGTATAATTTCAAGTGCTTTCTGTTCATCAAAAAAGTTTCCCTTGCGACCCTTGCAAACTTTGATTTATAATAATGACTTGAAGAATAGAATTTTTGGGTCAAGTTATGCTCCTTTATCATGTGGCAAGGGCAAAGTTTATTTTGGAAAGACTTGTCCTAATTCCACCAAG GTTAATGAGAAGTTTTCCACAAAGGAGAAAACTCCAGCATTGCGAACTTTAAAAGATCATCTAAACCAGTGCCCAAACAGGCTTTCTGAGGAGATGGTGAAGTGTATGGCAACTGTATATTGCTGGCTCCGTAGTGCAACCTCTGTAAATACTGAAAAAAGTAGATCACCTTTATTATCAAGGTCATCCACTCATGCTGTACAGCCAAGACATGGTTTTGGGAATGATCGAGACTGTTCTTGCAAATCAGTAGTGGAAATATCTTGGATAGCTACTCGTAAACGTCATTCTTCTCATGCTTCTTACGCCATTGACAACTACAG AGTACTGGTGGAACAACTTGAAAGGGTGAATATCAGTCAAATGGAAAGTGATGGACAAATTGCGTTCTGGATCAATGTGCATAATGCTCTTGTGATGCAC GCATATTTAGCATATGGAATTCCCCAGGGCTCTCTCAAGAGGCTGGCCTTGTTTCACAAG GCAGCTTACAACATTGGCGGTCATATCATAAGTGCAAATGCAATAGAACAAGCGATATTTTGCTTCCGAACACCCCGCATTGGACGG TGGCTTGAAAGCTTTTTGTCTGCTGCCCTGAGGAAGAAAAATGGTGAAGAAAAACAGCTTATCAGCTCAAAATTGTGTATTACTGATTTCCAACCCCTTGTTTGCTTTGCTCTTTGCACTGGGGCATTGTCAGATCCTGTg CTAAAAGTCTACACCACATCAAATATAAGAGAACAGCTGAATATTGCTAAGAGAGAGTTTCTTCAAGCAAATGTAGTTGTGAAGAAGTCAAGCAAAGTTTTTCTCCCTAAATTGGTGGAAAGATTTTCTAGAGAAGCGTCAATCAGTTTAGATGATCTCCTTGGATGGGTCATGGAAAGTGTTGACAAGAAACTGCATGATTCAATACAGAAGTGCCTTGATcgtaaatctaataaaaaatcatctcaGATCATAGAATGGCTGCCTTACAGTTCTAGGTTCAGGTACATGTTCTCGAAGGATCTAGTAGACAAGCCATGGTGGGTATAA
- the LOC114423615 gene encoding probable aquaporin TIP-type RB7-5A, whose product MVKIALGTLDDSFSAASLKAYFAEFHATLIFVFAGVGSAIAYNELTKDAALDPTGLVAVAVAHAFALFVGVSVAANISGGHLNPAVTFGLAIGGNITLITGFLYWIAQLLGSIVACLLLNLITAKSIPSHSPANGVNDLQAVVFEIVITFGLVYTVYATAVDPKKGSLGIIAPIAIGFVVGANILAAGPFSGGSMNPARSFGPAVVSGDLAANWIYWVGPLIGGGLAGLIYGDVFIGSYAPVPASETYP is encoded by the exons ATGGTGAAGATAGCTCTTGGTACTTTGGATGACTCTTTTAGCGCTGCCTCTCTTAAGGCTTATTTCGCAGAGTTCCACGCAACTCTGATTTTCGTGTTCGCTGGTGTTGGATCAGCCATCGCTTACA ACGAGCTTACAAAAGATGCAGCCTTGGATCCAACGGGGCTGGTGGCAGTAGCTGTGGCACATGCATTTGCACTGTTTGTAGGTGTCTCCGTCGCCGCCAACATCTCAGGTGGCCATTTGAACCCAGCTGTCACTTTTGGATTGGCCATTGGAGGCAACATCACTCTCATTACTGGTTTCTTATACTGGATTGCCCAATTGTTGGGTTCTATAGTCGCATGCCTCCTCCTCAATTTGATCACCGCTAAG AGCATTCCAAGCCACTCGCCGGCTAATGGTGTGAACGATTTGCAAGCTGTAGTGTTTGAGATTGTTATCACATTTGGGTTGGTTTACACTGTGTATGCAACTGCAGTAGACCCAAAGAAGGGGTCATTGGGTATCATTGCACCCATTGCTATTGGGTTCGTTGTGGGTGCCAACATCTTAGCAGCAGGCCCATTCAGCGGCGGTTCAATGAACCCAGCTCGCTCATTCGGCCCAGCTGTGGTCAGTGGAGACTTGGCTGCTAACTGGATCTACTGGGTTGGCCCATTGATTGGAGGAGGTTTGGCTGGCTTGATTTATGGAGACGTCTTCATTGGTTCCTATGCCCCTGTCCCAGCCTCTGAAACCTACCCTTGA
- the LOC114423581 gene encoding formyltetrahydrofolate deformylase 2, mitochondrial-like isoform X2, producing the protein MKMGIVQRLCSSWSNVFRLGNRNSYSSFNKSVDPTNPSCSSSSFLTHGIHVFQCPDAVGIVANLSDCIASRGGNILSADVFVPQNKRVFYSRNVFVFDPVMWPRMQMEEDFLRISKTFNAMRSVIRVPALDPKYKIAILVAQQDGRLSVDITCVISNHYRSPENEVIRFLDMHGVPYHYLRTTAENKREEEILELVQNTDFLVLARSMRILSSFFLRSYGKDIINIHHGLLPSFSGSNPSKQAVDAGVKLIGATSHFVTEGLDAGPIIEQMVERVSHRDNLQSYVQKSENLEKQCLTSAIRSYCELRVLPYEKKNTVVF; encoded by the exons ATGAAAATGGGCATCGTCCAAAGACTGTGTTCTAGTTGGAGTAACGTTTTCAGATTGGGCAACAGGAACAGTTACAGTTCTTTTAATAAATCTGTTGATCCCACAAACCCATCATGTTCCAGTTCTTCCTTCCTCACGCATGGAATCCACGTGTTTCAATGCCCC GATGCGGTTGGAATTGTAGCCAATCTATCGGATTGCATTGCTTCTCGGGGTGGCAACATTCTCTCTGCTGATGTTTTTGTACCTCAAAATAAACGAGTCTTCTACTCCAGAAA tgtttttgtttttgatccTGTCATGTGGCCTCGAATGCAAATGGAGGAGGATTTCCTAAGGATCTCTAAAACATTCAATGCCATGAGATCTGTTATAAGGGTGCCAGCTCTGGATCCTAAATATAAGATTGCTATTCTCGTAGCTCAGCAG GATGGAAGACTCTCAGTGGATATCACTTGTGTAATTAG TAACCATTATCGAAGTCCAGAAAATGAGGTGATTCGTTTTCTTGACATGCACGGTGTTCCTTATCATTATTTGAGAACAACAGCAGAGAATAAAAGAGAAGAGGAGATCTTGGAGCTGGTTCAAAATACTGATTTTTTAGTACTTGCGAGGTCTATGCGG ATACTATCCAGCTTCTTTTTAAGGAGTTATGGGAAGGATATAATTAACATCCACCATGGCCTGTTACCATCATTTAGCGGTAGCAATCCATCTAAACAG GCCGTTGATGCAGGTGTGAAATTAATTGGTGCAACAAGTCACTTTGTGACTGAGGGACTTGATGCTGGACCTATTATTGAACAAATG GTTGAAAGAGTTTCCCATAGAGATAACTTGCAGAGCTATGTGCAGAAATCAGAGAACCTTGAGAAACAATGCCTCACAAGCGCTATCAGGTCTTATTGTGAGCTTCGAGTGTTGCCATATGAAAAAAAGAATACTGTCGTATTTTGA
- the LOC114423599 gene encoding leucine--tRNA ligase, cytoplasmic-like: MLLCRTQSRLRFQTSAPDSFRHLSDMASEGGNKSFARRDRLREIESNVQKWWEEKDVFRAEPGEKPPSPGEKFFGNFPFPYMNGYLHLGHAFSLSKLEFSAAFHRLRGANVLLPFAFHCTGMPIKASADKLTREIQRFGDPPVFPSSEIEEEPQQQQQEQDEPSSGDGAPPDKFKSKKSKAASKSTGQAYQWEIMRSVGISDAEISKFQDPYKWLSYFPPLAVEDLKAFGLGCDWRRSFITTDINPYFDSFVRWQMRKLKSMGKVVKDVRYTIFSPLDGQPCADHDRASGEGVQPQEYTIIKMELIAPFPEKFKVLEGKKVFLAAATLRPETMYGQTNAWVLPDGKYGAFEINDSEVFVLAHRAALNLAYQNRSRVPEKPSCLLELTGRDLIGLPLKSPLSFNEVIYALPMLSILMDKGTGVVTSVPSDAPDDYMALHDLKAKPALREKFGVKDEWVLPFEIVPIIEVPQFGNKCAETVCLQMKIKSQNDKEKLVEAKKQTYLKGFTEGTMIVGEFTGRKVQEAKPLIRNKLLETGQAIIYSEPEKRVMSRSGDECVVALTDQWYITYGESEWKKLAEECLSNMSLYSDETRHGFEHTLSWLNQWACSRSFGLGTRIPWDEQFLVESLSDSTIYMAYYTVSHHLQNGDMYGSSESAIKPQQLTDDVWDYIFCGGPYPKSTDISSSLLERMKREFEYWYPFDLRVSGKDLIQNHLTFCIYNHTAIMAKHHWPRGFRCNGHIMLNSEKMSKSTGNFRTLRQAIEEFSADATRFSLADAGDGVDDANFVFETANAAILRLTKEIAWYEDNLAAESSMRTGPPSTYADRVFANEINIAVKTTEQNYSNYMFREALKTGFYDLQAARDEYRFSCGVGGYNRDLVWRFMDVQTRLIAPICPHYAEFIWRELLKKDGFVVNAGWPTADAPDLTLKSANKYLQDSIVLMRKLLQKQLSGSKKGNKKGPPAASVTENKVTGLIYVNEQFDGLEADCLSILQNKFNRDTRTFAPDSEILQALQQSSVGQSSNYKQIQKRCMPFLRFKKEEAIALGPQALDLRLPFGEIEVLKENLDLIKRQIGLEDVEILSAADVDSLARAGPLASLLNQNPPSPGKPTAIFLTQ; this comes from the exons ATGTTGCTTTGTCGCACGCAGTCTCGCCTCCGTTTTCAAACTTCAGCACCAGACAG CTTCCGCCACCTCTCAGACATGGCGAGCGAGGGTGGCAACAAGAGCTTCGCGCGTCGTGACCGTCTGCGCGAGATCGAATCGAATGTACAGAAATGGTGGGAAGAGAAAGATGTCTTCAGAGCCGAACCGGGCGAGAAGCCCCCTTCGCCCGGCGAGAAATTCTTCGGCAACTTCCCCTTCCCTTACATGAACGGCTACCTCCACCTCGGCCACGCCTTCTCCCTCTCCAAACTCGAGTTCTCCGCCGCCTTTCACCGCCTCCGCGGCGCCAACGTCCTCCTCCCCTTTGCCTTCCACTGCACCGGCATGCCCATCAAGGCCTCCGCCGACAAACTCACCCGCGAGATCCAGCGATTCGGCGACCCGCCCGTCTTCCCCTCCTCCGAAATCGAAGAAGagccacaacaacaacagcaagaACAAGATGAACCTTCTTCTGGCGATGGTGCTCCTCCTGATAAATTCAAAAGTAAAAAGTCAAAGGCTGCTTCGAAGTCAACGGGGCAGGCTTACCAGTGGGAGATTATGCGTAGTGTAGGGATTTCCGATGCTGAGATTTCGAAATTTCAGGATCCTTATAAGTGGCTTTCGTATTTTCCACCTCTGGCTGTTGAGGACCTTAAGGCTTTTGGATTAGGTTGTGATTGGAGAAGGTCTTTTATTACAACCGATATTAACCCTTATTTTGATTCGTTTGTGAGGTGGCAGATGAGGAAGTTGAAGTCCATGGGGAAGGTTGTGAAGGATGTGAGGTATACTATTTTTTCTCCATTGGATGGTCAACCTTGTGCTGATCATGATAGGGCTAGTGGTGAGGGAGTTCAGCCTCAAGAGTACACTATTATTAAGATGGAGTTGATTGCTCCTTTTCCTGAAAAATTTAAGGTGTTGGAGGGAAAGAAGGTGTTTCTTGCTGCTGCAACTTTGAGACCTGAGACAATGTATGGTCAAACCAATGCTTGGGTGTTGCCGGATGGGAAGTATGGGGCTTTTGAAATCAATGACAGTGAGGTGTTTGTTCTTGCTCACCGAGCTGCGCTTAATCTTGCCTACCAGAACCGCTCGCGGGTTCCGGAGAAACCATCTTGCTTGCTTGAGCTCACTGGCCGTGACTTGATTGGACTTCCATTGAAGTCTCCACTTTCCTTCAATGAGGTCATTTATGCGCTTCCCATGTTGTCTATTTTGATGGATAAGGGTACTGGGGTTGTCACCAGTGTGCCCAGTGATGCTCCCGATGACTACATGGCTTTGCATGATTTGAAGGCAAAACCCGCGCTCAGGGAGAAGTTTGGGGTTAAGGATGAGTGGGTGTTGCCGTTTGAGATTGTGCCCATCATTGAGGTTCCGCAGTTTGGGAATAAATGTGCCGAGACGGTTTGCTTGCAGatgaaaatcaaaagccaaaatgaTAAGGAAAAACTTGTAGAAGCCAAGAAGCAAACGTACTTGAAGGGTTTCACTGAAGGGACGATGATTGTTGGGGAATTTACTGGGAGAAAAGTTCAGGAAGCTAAGCCCTTGATTAGAAACAAGCTTTTAGAAACAG GCCAGGCTATTATCTACAGTGAACCAGAGAAACGGGTGATGTCAAGATCTGGCGATGAGTGTGTTGTAGCTCTCACAGATCAGTGGTACATTACATATGGAGAATCAGAATGGAAGAAGCTAGCTGAGGAGTGCCTTTCTAATATGAGCCTGTATTCTGATGAGACACGACATGGATTTGAGCACACTTTAAGCTGGTTGAACCAGTGGGCTTGCTCACGATCGTTTGGTCTTGGGACTCGCATACCATGGGATGAACAGTTCCTAGTTGAGTCTTTATCAGATTCCACCATTTACATGGCTTATTACACTGTTTCACACCATTTGCAGAATGGTGACATGTATGGATCCAGCGAGTCTGCCATCAAACCTCAACAACTGACTGATGATGTCTGGGATTATATTTTCTGTGGTGGACCATATCCCAAGTCAACTGATATATCATCATCCCTTTTAGAAAGAATGAAGCGTGAGTTTGAATATTGGTATCCATTTGATCTTCGAGTCTCTGGTAAGGATCTCATCCAGAATCATCTTACCTTCTGCATTTACAACCATACTGCAATTATGGCCAAGCATCACTGGCCTCGTGGGTTTAGATGCAATGGACACATTATGCTCAATTCTGAGAAAATGTCCAAGTCCACTGGAAATTTCAGGACACTGCGTCAGGCAATTGAGGAGTTTTCTGCCGATGCTACTCGATTCTCTTTGGCCGATGCTGGTGATGGTGTTGATGatgcaaattttgtgtttgagaCTGCAAATGCTGCAATTCTCCGGCTCACCAAAGAGATTGCATGGTATGAAGATAATCTGGCAGCAGAATCTTCCATGAGAACTGGTCCCCCGTCTACTTATGCTGATCGTGTGTTTGCCAATGAGATTAATATTGCTGTCAAGACAACTGAGCAAAATTACTCCAACTACATGTTTCGAGAAGCTCTCAAGACTGGGTTTTATGATCTTCAGGCTGCTAGGGATGAGTATAGATTCTCATGTGGGGTTGGGGGTTACAATCGTGACTTGGTGTGGCGTTTTATGGATGTGCAGACTCGTCTTATAGCACCCATCTGTCCACATTATGCAGAATTTATTTGGAGAGAGCTTTTGAAGAAGGATGGTTTTGTGGTGAATGCGGGCTGGCCAACAGCTGATGCTCCTGATCTCACACTGAAGAGTGCCAATAAATATTTGCAGGACTCAATTGTTTTGATGAGGAAGTTGCTTCAGAAGCAACTTTCGGGCTCAAAGAAAGGTAATAAGAAAGGTCCTCCAGCTGCATCAGTGACAGAAAACAAGGTGACAGGCTTGATATATGTAAATGAACAGTTTGATGGTTTGGAAGCCGATTGCCTGAGTATCCTTCAGAACAAATTTAACAGAGATACGCGAACTTTTGCTCCAGACTCAGAGATATTGCAGGCTTTACAACAGAGTTCTGTAGGTCAATCTTCTAATTATAAACAAATCCAAAAGCGTTGTATGCCTTTCTTGAGGTTTAAGAAAGAGGAAGCAATTGCACTTGGGCCTCAAGCCCTGGATTTGAGATTGCCGTTTGGTGAAATTGAGGTTCTTAAGGAAAACTTGGACTTGATCAAGAGACAGATAGGTCTAGAAGATGTGGAAATTTTATCTGCAGCAGATGTTGATTCCTTGGCCAGAGCTGGACCACTAGCTTCTTTACTAAATCAAAATCCTCCATCTCCGGGAAAACCAACTGCTATCTTTTTAACTCAGTAG